From a single Alkalihalophilus pseudofirmus genomic region:
- a CDS encoding DUF4829 domain-containing protein, which yields MTELWYEENKSNEFIQDYLTYGNGSSNGIEAENVIVLLSNFNVNAFGGDGSFEPNSTETNWKWILIRDDKDDKWRVDDWGY from the coding sequence TTGACAGAACTATGGTATGAAGAAAATAAATCAAATGAATTTATTCAAGACTATTTGACATATGGTAATGGTTCTTCAAACGGTATTGAGGCAGAAAATGTGATTGTGCTTTTGTCTAACTTTAATGTGAATGCATTCGGGGGTGATGGCAGTTTCGAGCCGAACTCAACCGAAACGAATTGGAAGTGGATATTAATAAGGGATGACAAAGATGATAAGTGGAGAGTTGATGACTGGGGGTATTGA
- a CDS encoding PH domain-containing protein gives MSIPSKKDFIIGSLIWAVLLIFIWILYRSLFVDFSMVGVIGMVIIISLFCAKWFNTRYIITHRTLKIISGISHNSIDIEDINSISHTKNILIAPALSIERIEIKYKQYETVYISPKHTDNFMQELLKRKPSIKVGVK, from the coding sequence ATGAGCATACCATCTAAAAAAGATTTTATTATAGGTAGTTTGATTTGGGCTGTACTCCTTATCTTCATTTGGATTCTTTATCGTTCTCTATTTGTTGACTTTAGTATGGTGGGAGTTATAGGAATGGTTATTATCATAAGCTTATTTTGTGCTAAATGGTTTAATACACGCTATATAATTACCCATAGAACATTAAAAATAATCTCAGGCATTTCGCACAATTCAATAGATATTGAAGATATTAACTCAATTTCTCATACCAAAAATATTTTGATAGCGCCAGCACTCTCCATTGAACGAATTGAAATTAAGTACAAACAATACGAAACAGTATATATTTCACCAAAACACACGGACAATTTTATGCAAGAATTGCTGAAAAGGAAACCCTCTATTAAAGTAGGTGTGAAGTAA
- a CDS encoding LacI family DNA-binding transcriptional regulator gives MVTIYDIARMSGVSKSTVSRVVSNHPHVSAKTREKVLRVMQEHQFVPNSLATQFRYKHTKCIAIITPSIDHPYFSQLVHYLSVACTKKGFKTVIHQTLANKKTEEDIYIQLQKNEYDAIILASSLLTEEEIAKYTKNRLLVACNEDFSGNYFDVFCINEEEVMMEATTYLLDKGLTTLAFCSDNLTSPLQQARLKGFRSAHNNKGLPFTEQFVFDKVCGIEDGIELGEKIFKEGLPFEGILTGSDFVAAGLISSALRNNIDIPNQLSIIGFDDHPITLVTSPQISTIRNRIEEMSNDVITHILNKMNEGERGPIKKVYKGEFIKRSSC, from the coding sequence ATGGTTACCATATATGATATTGCAAGGATGAGCGGGGTTTCTAAATCAACCGTATCTCGAGTGGTTTCTAACCATCCCCATGTATCCGCAAAAACCAGAGAAAAAGTACTAAGAGTGATGCAAGAACATCAGTTTGTTCCCAATTCACTAGCTACACAATTCCGTTATAAACATACAAAATGTATAGCCATTATCACTCCAAGCATAGATCATCCATACTTCAGCCAGCTTGTTCATTACCTATCCGTTGCTTGTACCAAAAAAGGATTTAAAACAGTCATACATCAAACTCTCGCAAACAAAAAAACAGAGGAAGACATTTATATTCAACTTCAAAAAAATGAATATGATGCGATTATCTTGGCTTCGTCTTTATTAACAGAGGAAGAAATCGCTAAATACACAAAAAATAGATTACTAGTTGCTTGTAATGAGGATTTTTCCGGTAATTATTTTGATGTGTTCTGTATAAATGAGGAAGAAGTTATGATGGAAGCAACCACCTATCTTTTAGATAAAGGCCTTACAACATTAGCTTTTTGTTCAGACAATCTTACCTCACCTCTGCAACAAGCTAGACTGAAAGGATTCCGTTCAGCTCACAATAATAAGGGTTTACCTTTCACGGAACAATTTGTTTTTGATAAAGTATGTGGGATTGAGGATGGGATTGAATTAGGTGAGAAAATTTTTAAGGAGGGACTTCCATTTGAGGGCATATTGACAGGCAGTGACTTTGTAGCAGCTGGATTAATTAGTTCTGCATTAAGAAACAACATAGACATCCCGAATCAACTATCTATTATCGGCTTTGACGATCACCCTATTACTCTAGTTACTAGCCCTCAAATTTCTACTATTCGTAATAGAATTGAGGAGATGTCTAATGACGTAATCACCCACATCCTGAATAAAATGAATGAAGGGGAGAGGGGACCTATTAAAAAGGTATACAAGGGGGAATTCATAAAAAGGAGTTCTTGTTAG
- a CDS encoding HAD-IIB family hydrolase, translated as MNVQFNKPFSNDYKAKYIIFFDFDETYFPHECTDELLSHLKELEEYLQKLVHEHYVKVGWVTGSDLLQVAYKMKRANLSFSPHFIASNLGTELHHVNDRDLLFNKEWGDRLIKSGFSHSIVTDIVTELYNVYHIKLVEQTQLGQKGYKCNYYYFWKSHAQSRYDLRIIRHLAASNGLGININRCNPKAGDPADAFDIDFIPLNAGKKEIVTFMTRYYQVPFTNTIAFGDSGNDIEMLKAVEYGYLLANATDEAKSLHASITKGTYSLGILETLRTLFSND; from the coding sequence ATGAATGTTCAATTTAATAAACCTTTCTCAAATGATTATAAAGCAAAGTATATTATCTTTTTTGATTTTGATGAAACCTATTTCCCGCATGAATGTACGGATGAACTATTATCTCATTTAAAAGAATTAGAAGAGTACTTGCAGAAGTTGGTTCATGAACACTATGTAAAAGTTGGCTGGGTAACCGGGAGTGATCTACTTCAAGTCGCTTATAAAATGAAGCGGGCTAATCTATCATTTAGTCCGCATTTCATTGCCAGCAACCTGGGTACAGAGCTTCATCATGTTAATGACAGAGACTTACTGTTTAATAAAGAATGGGGTGATAGGTTAATCAAAAGTGGCTTTTCACACTCGATCGTCACAGATATTGTAACTGAACTCTATAATGTTTATCATATAAAGCTTGTGGAGCAGACTCAATTAGGACAAAAAGGATATAAATGTAATTATTATTATTTTTGGAAGTCACATGCTCAAAGTCGATATGATTTACGGATTATCAGGCATTTAGCAGCATCTAACGGTTTAGGCATAAATATTAACCGTTGTAACCCTAAAGCTGGAGACCCAGCAGACGCTTTTGATATTGATTTTATTCCGTTAAATGCTGGAAAAAAAGAAATAGTAACATTTATGACTAGATATTATCAAGTTCCTTTCACTAACACAATTGCTTTTGGTGATAGCGGCAATGACATAGAGATGTTAAAAGCTGTCGAATATGGTTATCTTTTAGCTAACGCTACAGATGAAGCAAAGAGCTTACACGCTTCTATTACAAAGGGAACGTATTCTTTAGGTATATTAGAAACGTTGAGGACCTTATTTAGCAATGATTGA
- a CDS encoding DUF3231 family protein: MDKEDLKLTSAEIGTLWAEYVNGTAVDIVNKYMLSIIEDEKIRTIFEDAISTFEKQKNQIATFIKNEGFPVPIGFTDSDLNKGTKRLFSDIFCLHYLHVMTLHGLLGHITSLSASVRKDLRIFYDSCDNDGKRMYHQTIELLLEKGHFQRDPYFYPEATPEFISGRKFLDGYFGDKRPLAATEIISLSFNLKKKVLEKTLSIAFSQVAQSKEVRKFLESSQKTSDNQIQALSTILKKDNLPVPMSWETEVTTSQDSPFSDKLMLFHIGFLLQTAQAYHGTGLASAMRTDLAVTYEKVILKNLIVTKEWFNLMTQYKWLEEPPLSPNRKNLAKDK, translated from the coding sequence ATGGATAAAGAGGATTTAAAACTCACATCTGCTGAGATAGGGACTTTGTGGGCAGAATATGTTAATGGTACAGCTGTTGATATTGTAAACAAGTATATGTTATCCATTATTGAAGATGAAAAAATAAGAACAATTTTTGAGGATGCGATAAGTACATTTGAAAAACAGAAAAATCAGATAGCAACGTTTATTAAAAATGAGGGATTTCCTGTACCAATTGGATTTACTGATTCAGACCTTAATAAAGGGACAAAAAGATTGTTTTCGGACATTTTTTGTTTACACTATTTACACGTAATGACATTACATGGTTTATTGGGACACATAACATCACTTAGTGCCTCTGTGAGAAAGGATTTGAGAATTTTTTATGATTCGTGCGATAATGACGGAAAAAGAATGTATCATCAAACGATAGAATTACTGTTAGAAAAGGGACATTTTCAAAGAGACCCTTACTTTTATCCTGAAGCAACTCCTGAATTTATTTCAGGTAGAAAATTTTTAGATGGCTACTTCGGGGACAAACGACCTTTAGCTGCGACGGAAATTATCAGTCTTTCGTTTAATTTGAAAAAGAAGGTGTTGGAGAAGACTCTTTCTATTGCATTTAGCCAAGTTGCCCAATCTAAAGAAGTAAGAAAATTTTTGGAATCATCGCAAAAGACCTCGGATAACCAAATCCAAGCACTTAGTACTATATTAAAGAAAGATAATTTGCCTGTACCAATGTCTTGGGAAACAGAAGTCACAACTTCTCAGGATTCTCCTTTTTCAGATAAGTTAATGTTGTTTCATATTGGTTTCTTGCTACAAACCGCACAAGCCTATCATGGAACTGGACTTGCTTCTGCAATGCGAACTGACCTTGCCGTAACTTATGAGAAGGTTATATTGAAAAACTTAATAGTGACAAAAGAATGGTTTAATCTAATGACGCAGTATAAATGGTTAGAAGAGCCTCCTCTATCTCCAAATAGAAAAAATCTTGCAAAAGACAAATAA
- a CDS encoding SMI1/KNR4 family protein, translating to MNPKIEEMLNEYIEDGDFIGTVSDEAIEKAEEVLKVKFPRDYRKFVKHYGSGGICGVDILNIEGTGSDRHYLRSNIKHLPLKRGVIWLIICLLQDFFYLEIEEALLTIYTASLD from the coding sequence ATGAACCCAAAAATTGAAGAAATGCTTAATGAATATATAGAAGATGGAGATTTTATTGGAACAGTTTCAGATGAAGCTATTGAAAAGGCGGAAGAAGTTTTAAAAGTGAAATTCCCAAGAGACTATAGAAAATTTGTTAAACATTATGGCTCAGGTGGCATTTGTGGAGTTGATATATTGAATATTGAAGGTACGGGTAGTGACAGGCACTATTTAAGGTCAAATATAAAACACCTCCCATTAAAGAGAGGTGTTATTTGGTTGATTATTTGTCTTTTGCAAGATTTTTTCTATTTGGAGATAGAGGAGGCTCTTCTAACCATTTATACTGCGTCATTAGATTAA
- a CDS encoding SMI1/KNR4 family protein: MNYDFIKVNEENTFYSVSKDEIKEVEKELNLKFPRELVNFLNEIGYGFIKGSEYNINRIMDPYSIRDFRLRVNDFEFYPDIEIYDAFENDKLIFFEGSESALMSIELNKSNTNSIYYYDIKIADSLKEFLSKIEINDQYYLDLITD; encoded by the coding sequence ATGAATTATGATTTTATTAAGGTAAACGAAGAAAACACATTCTATTCAGTGTCTAAAGATGAAATTAAGGAGGTTGAAAAGGAACTTAATTTAAAATTCCCAAGAGAGTTAGTCAACTTTCTTAATGAGATTGGTTACGGTTTTATTAAAGGGTCAGAGTATAATATTAATCGTATTATGGACCCTTACTCAATAAGAGATTTCCGTTTAAGAGTTAATGATTTTGAGTTCTATCCTGACATTGAAATATATGATGCATTTGAAAATGACAAACTAATATTTTTTGAAGGTAGTGAATCAGCTTTAATGTCTATAGAATTAAATAAAAGCAACACGAATTCAATTTATTATTATGACATTAAAATTGCAGACTCTCTTAAAGAGTTTTTAAGTAAGATAGAAATTAATGATCAATATTACTTAGATTTAATTACAGATTAA